One Rosa chinensis cultivar Old Blush chromosome 5, RchiOBHm-V2, whole genome shotgun sequence genomic region harbors:
- the LOC112166896 gene encoding nucleolar complex protein 3 homolog — MRGKKKIILPPQLPPDIAEDEIEVSDEDKAFVNENKDYAGFLSTLDTNSITKHVTRVADVKEDTLEALYEQRRRKTSQKEKEDIGIEVDPVDALPIKDFSGNLHYLKVPKKLKASENDLEETGQDDEDDAADKGIVKLTKAERRAKLKKLKKEAKKQGKDSATPEVEVEDEVKPTPQAAVLAEVKEDLTAEEGFESKKHKLAELGIALLADPEANIKSLKDMLQICKDRDHAIIKLGLLSLLAVFKDLIPGYRIRLPTEKELEMKVSKDVKKMRLYESTLLNTYKAYLQRLAALEKQPSFQHVAFRCICTLLDAVPYFNFRESLLEIVIKNISSSDDVVRKLCCSTVKSLFTNEGKHGGEATVEAVRSIANYVKARNCQLHPDSIEVFLSLSFYEDLGRAAKEDDKNKAKNKRGKKRKDHEDPRQMKENDKKRSRQEQLIKTREEVAADYKAVAYTPDVLERRRMQTETLSAVFETYFRILKHTMQSSAARSEANISLLTGASEPYPLLAPCLQGLGKFSHLIDLDFMSDLINSLGKLASGGGDTDKTSERCSKCLTVSERLRCCIVAFKVMKSNLDALNVDLQDFFVQLYNIILEYRPGRDQGEVLAEALKIMLCEDRQHDMQKAAAFVKRLATFSLCFGSAESMAALVTLKHLLLKNVKCRNLLENDAGGGSVSGLIAKYHPEASDPNLSGALASVLWELNLLSKHYHPGVSSMVSSISSMNTAHQNQVYLSTITPQQAFMDFSLEKPESFKFQGDIRKSNNKRKRGTGSSVSTGMEPSEDTTSIDEDEVKKKLSAHFMVLRDIKENQRLRVELQSTTSSIQLYKEYKKQKKKAKKPQTKKSKILIVK, encoded by the exons ATGAggggaaagaagaagataatcCTACCTCCTCAGCTCCCGCCGGACATCGCCGAAGACGAAATCGAAGTCTCCGACGAGGACAAGGCCTTCGTCAACGAGAACAAGGACTACGCCGGCTTCCTCTCCACATTGGACACCAACTCTATCACCAA GCATGTTACTCGTGTTGCTGATGTAAAGGAGGATACTTTGGAAGCTTTATACGAACAGCGAAGAAGGAAGACCTcgcagaaagaaaaagaggataTCGGGATTGAAGTTGATCCTGTTGATGCTCTTCCCATAAAAGACTTCTCTGGAAATCTCCACTATCTAAAAG TACCAAAGAAATTGAAAGCATCTGAAAATGATCTGGAGGAAACTGGTCAGGATGATGAGGATGATGCTGCAGATAAAGGCATAGTTAAGTTGACAAAGGCTGAAAGGAGGGCAAAGCTTAAGAAACTCAAGAAAGAGGcaaaaaaacaaggaaaagattCTGCTACACCCGAAGTGGAAGTTGAAGATGAAGTCAAACCAACCCCACAAGCAGCAGTGCTG GCTGAGGTTAAAGAAGATCTTACTGCTGAAGAAGGCTTTGAAAGTAAGAAGCACAAACTTGCAGAGTTGGGAATTGCTCTACTTGCTGATCCCGAGGCCAATATTAAATCCCTGAAGGACATGTTACAAATCTGTAAAGATAGGGATCATGCAATCATCAAACTTGGACTCCTATCTTTGTTGGCTGTCTTTAAAGACCTTATTCCTGG ATACCGCATTAGGCTTCCCACAGAGAAGGAGCTGGAGATGAAGGTTTCAAAGGATGTTAAGAAAATGCGGCTTTATGAATCAACACTTCTGAACACATACAAG GCATACTTGCAGAGGTTGGCAGCCTTAGAAAAACAGCCCTCATTTCAGCATGTGGCATTTCGCTGTATCTGTACTTTACTCGATGCAGTACCCTATTTCAACTTCCGGGAGAGCTTGTTAGAGATTGTTATAAAAAACATAAGCTCCTCAGATGATGTTGTAAG GAAACTATGTTGTTCTACTGTAAAGTCACTTTTCACGAATGAGGGAAAACACGGTGGTGAAGCTACTGTGGAGGCTGTTCGATCAATCGCAAATTATGTGAAAGCTCGTAATTGTCAACTGCACCCTGATTCCATTGAG GTTTTCTTGTCTCTGTCATTCTATGAGGATCTTGGGAGGGCTGCAAAAGAAGATGATAAAAATAaagccaaaaacaaaagagGTAAAAAAAGAAAGGATCATGAGGATCCACgccaaatgaaagaaaatgacaaaaaaaggaGTAGGCAAGAACAACTGATCAAGACAAGGGAGGAG GTTGCTGCTGATTACAAGGCGGTTGCTTATACCCCAGATGTTCTGGAGCGGAGAAGAATGCAGACAGAGACACTTTCAGCTGTATTTGAAACATATTTTCGCATATTGAAGCATACAATGCAGTCATCAGCTGCCAG ATCTGAAGCAAATATTAGTTTATTGACTGGGGCATCTGAGCCCTACCCTTTACTTGCTCCCTGTCTGCAAGGATTAGGAAAGTTCTCACACCTAATTGACCTAGATTTCATGAGTGATCTGATAAACTCTCTGGGAAAGCTTGCTTCTGGTGGTGGTGATACTGATAAGACTTCTGAGAGATGTTCAAAATGTTTGACTGTATCTGAGCGTCTCCGATGCTGCATTGTCGCATTTAAAGTGATGAAGAGCAATCTTGATGCCTTGAATGTTGATCTACAGGACTTCTTCGTCCAGCTTTACAATATTATACTTGAATATAGGCCTGGAAG AGATCAGGGTGAAGTATTAGCTGAAGCTCTCAAAATAATGCTGTGTGAAGATAGACAACATGACATGCAGAAGGCTGCTGCATTTGTAAAGCGTCTAGCCACATTCTCATTATGTTTTGGGTCTGCAGAGTCCATGGCTG CCTTGGTTACCTTAAAGCATCTTCTTCTGAAGAATGTTAAGTGCCGAAACCTGTTAGAAAATGATGCTGGAGGTGGCTCAGTGTCTGGTTTAATTGCG AAATATCATCCTGAAGCTTCAGACCCGAATTTAAGTGGTGCTCTTGCTTCAGTACTTTGGGAGCTTAATCTTCTCTCCAAGCATTATCATCCAGGTGTTTCAAGTATGGTTTCAAGTATATCTAGTATGAACACTGCTCATCAAAACCAAGTTTATCTCTCTACCATCACTCCTCAGCAAGCCTTCATGGACTTCTCCTTGGAGAAACCAGAGTCATTCAAGTTCCAGGGTGACATTAGAAAGTCAAATAACAAGAGGAAAAGAGGAACAGGCTCTTCTGTATCCACTGGTATGGAGCCATCCGAAGATACAACTTCAATCGATGAAGATGAAGTGAAAAAGAAACTTTCTGCTCATTTCATGGTTCTTCGTGACATCAAGGAGAACCAAAGATTGAGGGTTGAGCTGCAAAGTACTACGTCATCCATTCAGCTATATAAAGAGTAtaagaagcagaagaaaaagGCTAAAAAGCCCCAAACCAAGAAAAGTAAAATTTTGATTGTCAAGTGa